The following coding sequences are from one Diospyros lotus cultivar Yz01 chromosome 7, ASM1463336v1, whole genome shotgun sequence window:
- the LOC127806572 gene encoding uncharacterized protein LOC127806572 has translation MEDLRSKSYTDGRMQVESYGYDGDSQRPAQTPMGLQDLRCYSASYASSSSYSSANHPPPPQQQQTRSKDAKLKKGKSANGSVSKSWSFSDPELQRKKRVASYKTYAVEGKVKGSFRKSFRWLKDSDATLEAAPGARQPWPWQAHSHMAGLRGCPFKATQLDLHEATPNDPRAGSRGCFLQGPPRSSLLACGFYWPLVVDLPSVARSSQLSYVDLFINLFFDVFLRQV, from the exons ATGGAAGACTTGAGATCTAAGTCATACACTGATGGGAGAATGCAAGTGGAGAGCTACGGCTACGACGGCGACAGTCAGAGGCCTGCTCAGACTCCGATGGGTCTCCAAGATCTCAGGTGTTACAGCGCTTCATATGCATCCTCGTCCTCGTACTCCTCCGCCAATCACCCGCCGCCACCTCAGCAGCAGCAGACGAGGAGCAAAGATGCCAAGCTGAAGAAAGGTAAGTCTGCAAACGGGTCGGTATCGAAGAGTTGGAGCTTTAGTGACCCCGAGttgcagaggaagaagagggtTGCGAGCTACAAGACCTATGCTGTTGAAGGCAAGGTCAAAGGCTCTTTCAGAAAGAGCTTTAGATGGCTCAAGGACAG CGATGCTACTCTCGAGGCTGCCCCAGGGGCACGACAGCCCTGGCCTTGGCAAGCTCACAGCCACATGGCAGGGCTGCGAGGGTGTCCCTTCAAGGCCACACAACTAGATCTACACGAGGCAACCCCCAACGACCCTAGGGCTGGGTCGCGGGGTTGCTTTTTGCAGGGCCCTCCGCGGTCTTCTTTGTTAGCTTGTGGGTTCTATTGGCCACTTGTTGTGGATCTACCCTCTGTTGCTAGGTCGTCCCAATTAAGCTATGttgatttgtttattaatttattttttgatgtttttttaAGACAGGTCTAG